GGCTTCCAGCAGCGCCTGACCCAGCGCCCGGGCGGGAGTTCAGCAGGTTCAGCTCCAGCAGCAGCAGGTCGCTCTGCGAGAGGCGGCCCAGCTTGTAGCGCTCCTGCCCTATCCGGAACAGATCTTCGTTGGCCTGCACGTTCTGGCGGGCCACCGAGGCATTCACCTGCTGCAGGAGCACATCGAAATACAGCTCCGTAATGCGCTGGGCAATGTTCTCGCGCTCCTCCACGTACTGCCGCTGCGACTCCTGGTAGCGCAAAGGCTCAATTTGCCGGGCCCAGCGCAAGGAGTTGTAGGCGCCCAGGGCTGCGTGAGGCCAATGCCAATGGGCCGGTTGCTATAGCTGCCGCTGCATCTCGGAGGCAATCATAATCTGTCCGCCGGTGAAGCCAATATTCTGGGTGAGGGTGGCCGCCAGGTTGGAGTTGTTGAAGCGCACAGCCCGGAAAGCTGTGGTGCCATCGGGCTGCACCACCGGGCTATCTGGCGGCTGAAGTCCGGAATGGCGCCCTGCAGGGCCAGCTGGGGGCGGTAGTTGGCGCGGTAGGTGCGCCACTGCCAGTAGCTGGTTTCGCGGTTGGTCTGCGCCTGCCTGGCTACGGAGGACTGCGCCAGTGCCTGGGCAATAACCTGCTCCAGGTGAGCGGCGCGGCCGGGGCCTGGGCAGCCAGGCGCAGCCCGGGCACCAACAGCAAAGCGACAAATAGAAAACGTTTCATAGCTCAGGAAAGGCGCGGAGTTAGTCTTTAATCGTCAGCAGGGTGTGGTATCGTACTCCTTCATGTCCGAGATAATAATCTCGTCGCCGGGCTGCAGGCCGCTGAGCACCTGCACGTAGTCGAAGTTGCTGTCGCCGAAGCGCACGGTGCGCTGCTCGGCTTTGTCGCCCTTCACTACAAATACTTTCTGCTCCTGCCCGCCCTGGTAGAAGGGGCCGTTTTTCACGCGCGTCACGTGGTTGTGCGCTTTGGTTACCACGTACACATCGGCGCGCAGATTGGAGCGCAGCGCCGGGTGGTGGTTTTCCTCCAGCGTAGCATAGAAGTTCACCACGCCCTTATCCACGGCCGGGCTTACCGTGCTGATGGTGCCGCGCAGGTCGGTGCCGTTCAGGCGCACCACCACCGGCGCGCCCACGTGCAGGGCATCGGCGTAGGAATCGGAAATGGAGGCTTTCACCCGGAAGCTGGTCAGGTCGGCTACGCGGGCCAGGGGGTCGCCCTGGTTCACGGTGGTGCCCAGCTCATCGTTTACCCAGGTAACCACGCCGGGCTGCTGGCTGCTGATGTTGGCCTGGGCCAGCTTGCCGGCCAGGTCGGAAATGCTACGGTCCTGCATCTGCATGGTGTAGCCCAGCTCGCGCACGTCGGCGGCGTTGCTCAGGCGCTGGTTGCGGATCTGCTCGCGCAGGCGCTGCAGCTCCAGCTGGGCCACTTTCAGGTTCAGCTCGGCCTGGCGCACACTCTCGGTGGTGCCGCCGCCTATTTTGAGCAGGTACTGCTCATCGTGCAGCGCCGACTGCAGGCTGCGCACTTTCACCTGCTGCACCTGCTCCTGGGACTGCAAATCGTTGAGGCCGTGCTCCAGCTTGAGCTGCAGCTGGGAGTTTTTGTTGCGGTTCTGCTGCTGCTCGTCCTGCAGCTTGGCCAGGCTACTGGTGGTCATGTCCTTATCCAGCTCCAGAATGGTTTGCCCGGGCTTTACCTTCTCCCCTACCTGCAGAGCCACCCGCCGGATGGTGCTTTGAATGGGGCTGGTAATCACGGCCTCGTGGCCGGGAATAATGAGGCCGGAGGCCGTGAGGGAGGCTTCTACGTCGCCGGTTTCTGC
The Hymenobacter sp. DG25B genome window above contains:
- a CDS encoding efflux RND transporter periplasmic adaptor subunit; amino-acid sequence: MVAVAIGGLLAFRTVLRPSVKSTDILTATAETGDVEASLTASGLIIPGHEAVITSPIQSTIRRVALQVGEKVKPGQTILELDKDMTTSSLAKLQDEQQQNRNKNSQLQLKLEHGLNDLQSQEQVQQVKVRSLQSALHDEQYLLKIGGGTTESVRQAELNLKVAQLELQRLREQIRNQRLSNAADVRELGYTMQMQDRSISDLAGKLAQANISSQQPGVVTWVNDELGTTVNQGDPLARVADLTSFRVKASISDSYADALHVGAPVVVRLNGTDLRGTISTVSPAVDKGVVNFYATLEENHHPALRSNLRADVYVVTKAHNHVTRVKNGPFYQGGQEQKVFVVKGDKAEQRTVRFGDSNFDYVQVLSGLQPGDEIIISDMKEYDTTPC